One window of the Candidatus Stoquefichus sp. SB1 genome contains the following:
- a CDS encoding response regulator transcription factor: MNKILVVEDEKTISELIRINLVDSGYACQCVYDGKQAADLIENESFDLILLDIMLPVIDGYELIEYIKPFEIPVIFLTAKSDVKDRVKGLKLGAEDYIIKPFEIIELLARVEAVLRRFHKTSQFLSVYDVTIDTLSRIVKKNNQVINLTVKEYDLLILFVQNKNIALFRDRIYESVWNESYMGDSRTVDLHVQRMRKKLGLEDKIVPVYKIGYRLEEES; the protein is encoded by the coding sequence ATGAATAAAATATTAGTTGTTGAAGATGAAAAAACAATTTCTGAACTTATAAGAATTAATTTAGTTGATAGTGGTTATGCATGTCAATGTGTATATGATGGCAAACAAGCAGCAGATTTGATAGAAAACGAAAGCTTTGATTTAATTCTGCTTGATATTATGTTACCAGTTATAGATGGCTATGAACTCATTGAATATATCAAACCTTTTGAAATTCCTGTCATTTTCTTAACAGCCAAATCAGATGTTAAAGATCGTGTTAAAGGATTGAAATTGGGTGCTGAGGACTATATTATTAAACCTTTTGAAATCATTGAACTTTTAGCTCGAGTTGAAGCGGTCCTAAGAAGATTTCATAAAACTTCTCAATTTTTAAGTGTGTATGATGTTACAATTGATACATTATCAAGAATCGTGAAAAAGAATAACCAAGTGATTAATCTCACTGTTAAAGAATATGATCTTCTTATTCTTTTTGTCCAGAATAAAAATATTGCGCTTTTTAGAGATCGTATCTATGAAAGTGTTTGGAATGAAAGTTATATGGGGGATAGTCGCACAGTTGATTTACATGTTCAAAGAATGCGAAAAAAATTAGGTCTTGAAGATAAAATCGTTCCTGTTTATAAAATCGGTTATCGTCTGGAGGAAGAATCATGA
- a CDS encoding ABC transporter ATP-binding protein has translation MKKILEVRHIEKSYHDNKAIDDLSFCVYEGEILGLLGPNGAGKSTMIGILSTLLKSDGGNIDMFGLSLASNIQQIKSQLGIVPQEIAIYEDVSAYRNVAFFASLYGVKKKELKEQVLKALSFVGLLDKKDELPKTFSGGMKRRLNIACAIAHQPQLLILDEPTVGIDPQSRNHILSSLKILRDQGTTIIYTTHYMEEVEEIADRIVIMDKGVKIAEGTLKELLDIYKDTLIYTFFVEKTQEDIVEKLLSIKGVQQVEIQKNSLKITVSKKWDVLDKIILFFVEEGYHIQKMETEEGNLEMVFLTLTGKKLRD, from the coding sequence ATGAAAAAAATATTAGAAGTACGTCATATAGAAAAAAGTTACCATGACAATAAGGCAATTGATGATTTATCTTTTTGTGTTTATGAAGGAGAAATTCTTGGTTTATTAGGTCCAAATGGTGCTGGGAAAAGTACGATGATTGGTATCTTATCAACACTTTTAAAGAGTGATGGAGGAAATATTGATATGTTTGGTTTATCGCTAGCATCAAATATTCAACAAATTAAAAGTCAACTTGGTATTGTACCCCAAGAGATAGCTATATATGAAGATGTATCAGCTTATCGAAATGTTGCCTTCTTTGCATCATTATATGGTGTGAAAAAGAAAGAATTAAAAGAACAGGTTTTAAAAGCATTATCATTTGTTGGTTTGTTAGATAAAAAGGATGAGTTACCAAAAACCTTTAGTGGAGGTATGAAAAGGAGATTGAATATTGCTTGTGCTATCGCTCATCAACCTCAATTGCTGATTTTGGATGAACCTACAGTAGGCATTGATCCACAATCAAGAAATCATATTCTATCTTCATTAAAGATATTGAGAGATCAAGGAACGACTATTATTTATACAACTCATTATATGGAAGAGGTTGAAGAAATTGCCGATCGGATTGTGATTATGGATAAGGGGGTAAAGATTGCAGAAGGGACATTGAAAGAATTGTTGGATATCTATAAAGATACTTTGATATATACTTTCTTTGTTGAAAAGACACAGGAAGATATTGTTGAAAAACTTTTATCTATAAAAGGAGTGCAACAAGTCGAAATACAGAAAAATTCATTAAAAATAACTGTATCAAAAAAATGGGATGTTTTAGATAAAATTATTTTATTTTTTGTAGAAGAGGGATATCATATTCAGAAAATGGAAACAGAAGAGGGAAATTTAGAAATGGTCTTTTTAACATTAACTGGAAAGAAGTTAAGGGATTGA
- a CDS encoding ABC transporter permease encodes MKIWILLKHEFFRLIASPSTLSIFLIFPFVLISLMGFLFEDLYHTSLLSSYDFYGVTMLFYIAMMSSTVPANVFLEKKIKSGNTRIFYSPVSREAIYGSKIIVCFFVMSVCFSLNIIVFEMTSFVNFGGENIGYVILLMIIFILFLVLLSSAICVSIRSEEITNIILSNSMSVLGLLSGIFFPIASLGVFFERIAEFSPIKWTIDCLFQLIYDGGSAYYWWIMAGLLILSLLLLGIVHKNYQPENYI; translated from the coding sequence ATGAAAATTTGGATTTTATTAAAACATGAGTTTTTTCGCTTAATTGCGAGTCCAAGTACGTTATCTATTTTCTTGATTTTTCCCTTTGTTCTTATTTCCTTAATGGGTTTTTTATTTGAAGATCTTTATCATACATCATTGCTGAGTTCATATGATTTTTATGGTGTAACAATGTTATTTTATATTGCAATGATGTCTTCCACTGTTCCAGCAAATGTTTTTTTAGAAAAGAAAATTAAAAGTGGGAATACAAGAATTTTTTATAGTCCTGTTTCACGCGAGGCTATTTATGGTTCTAAAATTATTGTTTGTTTTTTTGTGATGAGTGTTTGTTTTTCTTTGAATATTATTGTGTTTGAAATGACTTCTTTTGTGAATTTTGGTGGAGAAAATATAGGTTATGTTATTTTATTAATGATTATTTTTATTTTGTTTTTGGTTTTATTGAGTAGTGCTATTTGTGTCAGTATTCGTAGTGAAGAAATAACAAATATTATTTTATCAAATTCTATGTCTGTATTAGGTTTACTATCAGGAATATTCTTTCCCATTGCAAGTTTAGGTGTTTTCTTTGAAAGAATTGCAGAATTTTCACCAATTAAATGGACTATTGATTGTTTATTTCAATTGATATATGACGGTGGTAGTGCCTATTATTGGTGGATTATGGCTGGTTTATTGATTCTATCATTACTTTTACTTGGGATTGTTCATAAGAATTATCAACCAGAAAATTATATTTAG
- a CDS encoding ABC transporter permease → MFKHTRFVLYRIIHNKANLTVYLILIPLVMGMAIYFTNHVSENMRIGIVGNMHMIENEYIQYTYLDEIPKTSQMVLNQYDAIVVWENQDIKVISTKGEEFNQMVSSIINGEATSTSLKTDERGNATQIIGFLMMVVSLLGVQIYVYYFDERNSIDKRILATSIRYHQYMLSHLIVVLCFLFLPAFIILLGAMILLHITLSIALWEFSLILFLLCFFAASFGLWINALSQTLEESMMFGNMFAIVATVVSGGFVEVTHNEIFNHIIQILPQRQMMLLLNALENGTAIPILGIVYVIVLSLIMIWIGVVVEKRRMS, encoded by the coding sequence ATGTTTAAACATACTCGTTTTGTTTTATATCGAATTATTCATAATAAAGCAAATTTAACAGTTTACCTTATTTTAATACCCCTTGTTATGGGAATGGCTATATATTTTACAAATCATGTTTCTGAGAATATGCGTATTGGTATTGTTGGAAATATGCATATGATAGAAAATGAATATATTCAATATACGTATTTAGATGAAATACCAAAAACATCTCAAATGGTTCTTAATCAATATGATGCTATTGTAGTTTGGGAAAATCAAGATATAAAAGTTATATCTACCAAAGGAGAAGAGTTTAATCAAATGGTTTCATCAATAATCAATGGTGAAGCCACATCCACTTCTTTAAAAACTGACGAACGAGGAAATGCAACACAAATTATTGGCTTTTTAATGATGGTTGTTTCACTATTGGGGGTTCAAATTTATGTTTACTATTTTGATGAAAGAAATAGCATTGATAAACGAATACTTGCGACATCAATTCGCTATCATCAATATATGCTAAGTCATCTTATTGTGGTTTTATGTTTTCTATTTTTACCAGCATTTATAATTCTTTTGGGCGCTATGATCTTATTGCATATCACACTTTCAATAGCATTATGGGAATTTTCATTGATTCTTTTTCTGTTATGTTTCTTTGCTGCTTCGTTTGGATTGTGGATTAATGCTTTATCACAGACTTTAGAAGAAAGCATGATGTTTGGAAATATGTTTGCTATAGTGGCGACTGTGGTATCTGGTGGATTTGTTGAAGTGACTCATAATGAAATATTTAATCATATTATTCAAATATTACCTCAAAGACAAATGATGTTGTTATTGAATGCTTTAGAAAATGGAACAGCTATACCAATATTAGGAATTGTCTATGTGATTGTCTTATCACTTATTATGATATGGATAGGGGTAGTTGTTGAAAAAAGAAGAATGTCATAA
- a CDS encoding sensor domain-containing diguanylate cyclase, giving the protein MKNQLNPLFKIKLYYRIFLVITLLTCLFGNMYHSLDSVYVDSVSQLHDITNHIENRIQSTIHLLESIRDDEIIGNTNLSLKERAEKLKLYSDNFDYKIMGVTDEDINVYSSNGKAGNLARRTFMQDLYSSGKVQITDIYSAGENGSLLIYTVAVPIFKDDKVVGSVWASLAQDELEQTIEEYVGEHALKDFVIFGSQNTVLASSEEGTYDIGLDELNQGSTLFGENIKVVGQNLKNGTAGHYYGLKSGTLWYVNYKPIANTSWSIMYRGNIFAQMMTHFSSLIVQLFILGIGGVIVDILIKKILQKNLSSWENTIASIQAMNSKIHGDETEIDTQNILDITSQGLIDSLTGTATRTVFANSIAGKISAIDSNKYSILCFIDLDNLKYLNDTFGHEYGDTALSNIGFCLRKFEKIYDGIATRYGGDEFLLFIPNLKTREEIEKILQALISQLNTELTIDNQPYQVHCSIGASLCVKEVDTVKDLIAKADKALYKAKHRGKNTYCIFDEM; this is encoded by the coding sequence ATGAAAAATCAACTCAATCCATTGTTCAAAATAAAATTGTATTACCGTATTTTCCTTGTCATTACCCTACTTACCTGTTTATTTGGAAATATGTATCATTCATTAGATAGTGTCTATGTAGATTCAGTTTCGCAATTGCATGATATTACAAATCATATAGAAAATAGAATTCAGTCAACCATTCATTTGTTAGAATCTATCCGTGATGATGAGATCATTGGCAATACAAATCTTTCTTTAAAAGAACGCGCTGAGAAATTAAAATTATATAGTGATAATTTTGATTATAAGATTATGGGAGTAACGGATGAAGATATTAATGTTTATTCATCTAACGGCAAAGCAGGTAATCTTGCAAGAAGAACTTTCATGCAAGATTTATATTCATCTGGTAAGGTTCAAATTACTGATATTTATAGTGCTGGAGAAAATGGTTCGTTACTCATATATACAGTTGCTGTACCTATTTTTAAAGATGATAAAGTGGTTGGAAGTGTTTGGGCTTCGCTTGCTCAAGATGAATTAGAACAAACAATTGAAGAATATGTAGGTGAACATGCACTTAAAGATTTTGTTATTTTTGGTAGTCAAAATACAGTTTTGGCTTCATCAGAAGAAGGAACATATGATATTGGACTTGATGAATTAAATCAAGGTTCTACTTTATTTGGTGAAAATATTAAGGTTGTTGGTCAAAATTTAAAAAACGGGACTGCCGGTCACTATTATGGATTGAAAAGTGGTACACTTTGGTATGTAAATTATAAACCAATTGCTAATACATCATGGTCTATTATGTATCGTGGTAATATTTTTGCACAAATGATGACACATTTTAGTAGTTTAATTGTTCAGTTATTTATTCTTGGTATTGGTGGTGTCATTGTTGATATATTAATAAAGAAAATTTTACAAAAAAATCTTTCTTCATGGGAAAATACAATTGCTTCTATTCAGGCAATGAATTCTAAAATTCATGGTGATGAAACTGAAATAGATACTCAAAATATTTTGGATATTACTAGTCAGGGATTAATTGATTCATTAACTGGTACAGCAACGAGAACGGTATTTGCAAATTCAATTGCAGGAAAAATTTCAGCAATTGATTCAAACAAATATTCTATCTTATGTTTTATTGATTTAGATAATTTAAAATATTTAAATGATACTTTTGGACATGAATATGGGGATACTGCTCTATCAAATATTGGTTTTTGTTTACGTAAATTTGAAAAAATATATGATGGTATTGCAACACGTTATGGTGGTGATGAATTCTTATTATTTATTCCAAACTTAAAAACAAGAGAAGAAATAGAGAAAATTCTACAAGCACTTATTTCTCAATTAAATACAGAATTAACTATCGACAATCAGCCATATCAAGTTCATTGTAGTATTGGTGCTTCTCTTTGTGTAAAAGAAGTAGATACTGTTAAAGACTTAATTGCTAAAGCTGATAAAGCTTTATATAAAGCAAAACATCGTGGAAAAAATACTTATTGTATTTTTGATGAAATGTAG
- a CDS encoding glucose-6-phosphate isomerase, with protein MIKVDLSQAKLTESMDSYKEQVATIHDMIHNKTGKGNDFLGWVDLPVAYDKDEVKAILKKAEELKDEIDVLLVCGIGGSYLGARAAIEALNGLFPTNSVQIIYVGNTFSSHYLSQVKEYVKDKEFAINVISKSGTTTETSIAFRIFKDLLETTKGKEVARKRIVATTDKAKGALKTLATNEGYTTFVVPDDVGGRYSVLTAVGLFPIAMAGIDIEAMLKGAADARDAYNNPNLDENAAYQYGVARQMLSKQGYPAEMFVTYELQLAMTAEWWKQLFGESEGKEGKGILPTSATFSTDLHSLGQFIQEGTKVLYETVLKIQKPMSDLEIPSDKDNLDNLNYLAGKTVDYVNKKACEGTIDAHVNTGGVPNIQITLDELTPYSFGYMVYFFEKACAMSVYLLDVNPFNQPGVEVYKKNMFKLLGKPGVE; from the coding sequence ATGATTAAAGTTGATTTATCACAAGCAAAATTAACTGAAAGTATGGATTCATACAAGGAACAAGTAGCAACTATTCATGATATGATCCATAACAAAACTGGTAAAGGAAATGATTTTTTAGGATGGGTAGATCTCCCTGTTGCATATGACAAAGATGAAGTCAAAGCAATTTTAAAAAAAGCTGAAGAACTTAAAGATGAAATTGACGTTTTATTAGTTTGTGGTATTGGTGGTTCTTATTTAGGTGCAAGAGCTGCAATTGAAGCATTAAATGGTTTATTCCCTACAAATAGTGTTCAAATTATTTATGTTGGAAATACATTCTCATCTCATTATTTATCTCAAGTGAAAGAGTATGTGAAAGATAAAGAATTTGCTATTAATGTCATTTCTAAATCTGGAACAACAACTGAAACATCAATTGCATTTAGAATCTTTAAAGATTTACTTGAAACAACAAAAGGAAAAGAAGTTGCTAGAAAAAGAATTGTTGCAACAACTGATAAAGCAAAAGGTGCTTTAAAAACATTAGCAACAAATGAAGGATATACAACATTTGTTGTTCCTGATGATGTTGGAGGACGTTATTCAGTTTTAACAGCAGTTGGTTTATTCCCAATTGCAATGGCTGGAATTGATATTGAAGCTATGTTAAAAGGAGCAGCTGATGCAAGAGATGCTTATAACAATCCTAACTTAGATGAAAATGCTGCTTATCAATATGGTGTTGCAAGACAAATGTTATCAAAACAAGGATATCCTGCTGAAATGTTTGTCACTTATGAATTACAACTTGCAATGACTGCTGAATGGTGGAAACAATTATTTGGTGAATCTGAAGGAAAAGAAGGAAAAGGTATTTTACCAACAAGTGCAACTTTCTCAACTGATTTACATTCATTAGGACAATTTATCCAAGAAGGAACAAAAGTCTTATATGAAACAGTTTTAAAAATCCAAAAACCAATGTCTGATCTAGAAATTCCTAGTGATAAAGATAATTTAGATAATTTAAATTATTTAGCTGGAAAAACTGTTGATTATGTTAATAAAAAAGCATGTGAAGGAACAATTGATGCACATGTCAATACAGGTGGAGTTCCAAATATTCAAATTACATTAGATGAATTAACTCCATATTCATTTGGTTATATGGTTTATTTCTTTGAAAAAGCTTGTGCAATGTCAGTATACTTATTGGATGTCAATCCATTTAATCAACCAGGTGTTGAAGTTTATAAAAAGAATATGTTTAAATTATTAGGAAAACCTGGGGTTGAATAA
- a CDS encoding CvfD/Ygs/GSP13 family RNA-binding post-transcriptional regulator, translated as MEYRVKTGDIIDVTITGIQPYGAFASLPDHSSGLIHISEISDKFVRSVESFVHVGEVIRVKVIDIDEKSHQAKLSLKAVHSAKRKYKRAYKNQREKIQETPLGFNPLKEKLPEWIAQGITEEEE; from the coding sequence ATGGAATATCGCGTCAAAACCGGTGATATAATTGATGTGACCATTACTGGAATTCAACCTTATGGTGCATTTGCATCTTTACCTGATCATTCTTCTGGATTGATACATATTTCAGAAATTTCTGATAAGTTTGTCAGAAGTGTTGAAAGTTTTGTCCATGTGGGCGAAGTCATCCGAGTGAAGGTCATTGATATAGATGAAAAAAGTCATCAAGCTAAACTTTCTTTAAAAGCTGTACATAGTGCTAAAAGAAAGTATAAAAGAGCTTATAAAAATCAAAGGGAAAAGATACAGGAAACACCTTTAGGATTTAATCCGTTAAAAGAAAAATTGCCTGAGTGGATTGCTCAAGGCATTACAGAGGAGGAAGAATGA
- a CDS encoding NifU family protein: MNLEEEIKKVIHKLRPYLQRDGGDIEFIKFEDGIVYVQMHGACAGCTMLDATLKDGVEQILIEEVPGVLEVQAI; the protein is encoded by the coding sequence ATGAATTTAGAAGAAGAAATCAAAAAGGTTATCCATAAATTAAGACCATATTTACAAAGAGATGGTGGCGATATTGAATTTATTAAATTTGAAGATGGAATTGTTTATGTTCAAATGCATGGTGCCTGTGCAGGGTGTACGATGTTAGATGCAACGCTTAAAGATGGTGTAGAACAGATTTTAATTGAAGAAGTTCCAGGGGTTTTAGAGGTACAGGCTATCTAA
- the mscL gene encoding large-conductance mechanosensitive channel protein MscL: protein MKKFIAEFKEFAIKGNVLDMAVGVIIGGAFGKIVTSLVNDIIMPVITLLVGATDFKNLSLVLKEPVNGSEGISLMYGQFLQNVIDFFIIAFVIFMMLKLMLKLSSLRQKQEEEKMEEKGPTTEELLVEIRDLLKENKN from the coding sequence ATGAAGAAGTTTATTGCTGAATTTAAAGAATTTGCTATTAAGGGAAATGTTTTAGATATGGCTGTAGGTGTCATTATCGGTGGTGCTTTTGGAAAAATTGTTACTTCTTTAGTTAATGATATTATTATGCCAGTGATTACATTATTAGTTGGAGCTACAGATTTTAAAAATCTATCACTTGTATTAAAAGAACCTGTGAATGGAAGTGAAGGAATTTCTTTAATGTATGGGCAATTTTTACAAAATGTCATTGATTTTTTCATTATTGCTTTTGTTATTTTTATGATGTTGAAGTTGATGTTAAAACTTTCTTCTTTACGTCAAAAACAGGAAGAAGAAAAGATGGAAGAAAAAGGTCCAACAACTGAGGAACTTCTCGTAGAAATTAGGGATTTATTAAAAGAAAATAAAAATTGA
- a CDS encoding flagellar transcriptional regulator FlhC encodes MNTRKQEQFKIAAILYDLGLEMELIEAMTSLSHEELTKLYQ; translated from the coding sequence ATGAATACAAGAAAGCAGGAGCAGTTTAAAATTGCTGCCATTCTTTATGACTTAGGTTTAGAAATGGAACTTATTGAAGCAATGACTTCATTGAGTCATGAAGAACTTACAAAATTATATCAATAA
- the metK gene encoding methionine adenosyltransferase, whose translation MEKILFTSESVSEGHPDKVCDQISDAILDACLAQDPYSRVACECFTTTNLLVIGGEITTHAKVDYEKIARDVLKNIGYTSNDVGIDAKNCRVEVVMDTQSADIALGTNVEVGGAGDQGIMFGYACNETEGYMPLPVSIAHHLVRYATEKRHAGEFKWARPDMKSQVTVDYSDLQNPKIETILMSIQHDDDFDELQFKDYIQNVIMKDVVKKYNMNTDYKVYINPTGRFVIGGPHGDTGLTGRKIIVDTYGGTARHGGGAFSGKDPSKVDRSAAYMARYMAKNIVAAGLCERIEIQLSYAIGVKEPTSIYIETYGTEKISKDMILQAIQAEFNLTPQGIIDTLQLLRPIYSKTAVYGHFGRGDLDLPWEKLDKVENLKKYL comes from the coding sequence ATGGAAAAGATTTTATTTACATCTGAATCTGTTTCAGAAGGACATCCAGACAAAGTCTGTGATCAAATTAGTGATGCTATTTTGGATGCATGTTTAGCTCAGGACCCTTATTCAAGAGTTGCCTGTGAATGTTTTACAACAACCAATTTGTTAGTCATTGGTGGGGAAATTACAACACATGCAAAAGTTGATTATGAAAAAATAGCAAGAGATGTTTTAAAAAACATCGGTTATACAAGTAATGATGTAGGTATTGATGCCAAAAATTGCCGTGTTGAAGTTGTCATGGATACACAATCAGCTGATATTGCTTTAGGAACGAATGTGGAAGTTGGTGGCGCAGGTGATCAGGGCATTATGTTTGGTTATGCTTGTAACGAAACAGAAGGATATATGCCTTTACCAGTTTCGATTGCTCATCATCTTGTTCGTTATGCAACAGAAAAAAGACATGCTGGTGAGTTCAAATGGGCACGTCCTGATATGAAATCACAAGTAACTGTGGATTATAGTGATTTACAAAATCCAAAGATAGAAACAATTCTTATGTCAATCCAACATGATGATGATTTTGATGAATTGCAATTTAAAGATTACATTCAAAACGTGATTATGAAAGATGTTGTGAAAAAGTATAATATGAATACTGATTATAAAGTTTATATTAATCCTACAGGACGCTTTGTTATTGGTGGACCTCATGGAGATACTGGATTAACTGGACGTAAGATTATTGTTGATACATATGGTGGTACAGCACGACATGGTGGAGGTGCCTTTTCTGGTAAAGATCCATCAAAGGTTGATAGAAGTGCTGCTTATATGGCAAGATATATGGCTAAGAATATTGTTGCTGCTGGGCTTTGTGAGCGTATTGAAATTCAATTGTCTTATGCAATTGGAGTTAAAGAACCAACAAGTATCTATATTGAAACATATGGAACTGAAAAAATTTCTAAAGATATGATTTTACAGGCTATTCAAGCTGAGTTTAATTTAACACCACAAGGTATCATTGATACTCTTCAATTGTTAAGACCAATCTATTCTAAAACAGCTGTCTATGGACATTTTGGAAGAGGGGATTTAGATCTTCCTTGGGAGAAATTAGATAAAGTAGAAAATTTAAAAAAATATTTATAA
- the hpf gene encoding ribosome hibernation-promoting factor, HPF/YfiA family — MKVIIRGKNIELTEGIETKVNKKLNMLDKYFIMSDNVEAKVLIRTYPVGQKIEVTIPTEYVLLRAEVIDEDLYNAIDLVIDKLEGQIRKYKTRLSRKSKDNKLALNVSSIEPLENEEEDVIVKTKTISPKPMDMEEAIMQMELIGHSFFVYKDTETNLISVVYKRHAGDYGLIETE; from the coding sequence ATGAAAGTCATTATTAGAGGAAAAAATATTGAACTAACTGAAGGGATTGAAACAAAAGTCAACAAAAAGTTAAATATGTTAGATAAGTATTTTATCATGAGTGATAATGTTGAAGCCAAAGTTTTAATCAGAACTTATCCAGTTGGTCAAAAAATCGAAGTGACTATTCCAACAGAATATGTATTATTAAGAGCAGAAGTTATTGATGAAGATCTTTATAATGCAATTGACCTAGTCATTGACAAATTAGAAGGACAAATTAGAAAGTATAAGACGAGATTAAGTAGAAAATCTAAAGATAATAAACTCGCATTGAACGTATCTTCTATTGAACCATTAGAAAATGAAGAAGAAGATGTTATCGTGAAAACAAAGACAATTAGTCCAAAACCTATGGATATGGAAGAAGCTATCATGCAAATGGAATTAATTGGACATTCATTCTTTGTTTATAAGGATACAGAAACAAATCTTATTAGTGTTGTCTATAAGAGACATGCTGGAGATTATGGTTTAATTGAAACTGAATAG
- a CDS encoding TIGR01212 family radical SAM protein (This family includes YhcC from E. coli K-12, an uncharacterized radical SAM protein.), which translates to MNQFPYSFDNKRYHTYNYFLKNKYQQKIAKVSLNAGFTCPNRDGTSGKGGCIFCSDKGSGDFAGNIYDSLQKQFLDVSSIMRQKWPQCQFIAYFQANTNTYADIERLRKTFEPFINYPEVVGIAIATRPDCLSEEVCDYLYELSLKCDLYIELGLQTIHDTTAQLINRGHNYQTFLDGLSRLRKRNIDVCVHIINGLPYETYDMMLETAKAVGQLDIQGLKIHNLFMLKNTALHQMYLQKPFPLMSRETYISLVVEQLSYIPSHVVIERLTGDAPINDLVEPLWSIKKVTILNDIDKLMKEKDIYQGCLL; encoded by the coding sequence ATGAATCAATTTCCATATTCTTTTGATAACAAGCGTTATCATACTTATAACTACTTTTTAAAAAATAAATATCAGCAAAAAATTGCCAAAGTTTCCCTCAATGCTGGCTTTACTTGTCCCAATCGTGATGGAACAAGTGGCAAAGGTGGATGTATTTTTTGTTCTGATAAAGGTTCTGGTGATTTTGCTGGAAACATTTATGATTCCCTGCAAAAACAATTTTTAGATGTTTCATCAATCATGCGACAAAAATGGCCGCAATGCCAATTTATTGCCTATTTTCAAGCCAATACCAATACCTATGCTGATATTGAACGTTTAAGAAAAACTTTTGAACCTTTTATTAACTATCCTGAGGTTGTAGGGATTGCTATTGCAACCCGTCCTGACTGTTTAAGTGAAGAGGTTTGTGATTACCTTTATGAACTCTCTTTAAAATGTGATCTTTATATAGAACTAGGACTTCAAACAATCCATGATACGACTGCTCAATTGATTAATCGTGGTCACAATTATCAAACATTTCTTGACGGATTATCACGCTTAAGAAAACGTAATATAGATGTCTGTGTTCATATTATTAATGGTTTACCCTACGAAACTTATGATATGATGTTAGAGACAGCAAAAGCTGTTGGACAATTAGATATACAAGGTCTAAAGATACATAATCTCTTTATGTTAAAGAATACAGCTCTTCATCAGATGTATCTTCAAAAACCTTTTCCTTTGATGAGTAGAGAAACTTATATTTCTTTGGTTGTGGAACAATTATCCTATATTCCATCTCATGTTGTCATTGAACGCTTAACTGGTGATGCTCCTATCAATGATTTAGTTGAACCACTCTGGTCTATAAAAAAGGTAACAATATTAAATGATATTGATAAATTAATGAAAGAAAAAGACATCTATCAAGGATGTCTTTTATAA